A genomic segment from Planktothrix sp. FACHB-1365 encodes:
- the lpxA gene encoding acyl-ACP--UDP-N-acetylglucosamine O-acyltransferase, giving the protein MTTLIHPTAVIHPGAQLHPTVQVGAYAVIGEYVKVGSDTVISSHVVINGRTEIGARNQIFPGAVIGSEPQDLKYDGSLSLVQIGDDNLIREYVTINRATNAGEATIIGNQNLLMAYAHVAHNCVIEDQVVIANSVALAGHVYIESKARLSGVLGVHQFVHIGQLAMIGGMTRIDRDVPPFMLVEGNPSRVRSLNLVGLKRAGFTSEEFSLLKKAFRLLYRSDYSFTQGLEQLYLLPDNPSIEHLRQFIRCSQTEPQRRGVTPGGKRKITED; this is encoded by the coding sequence ATGACGACCTTAATTCACCCCACTGCTGTCATTCATCCTGGTGCACAACTCCATCCAACGGTTCAAGTTGGTGCTTATGCTGTCATTGGGGAGTACGTTAAGGTCGGTTCTGATACGGTAATTAGTTCCCATGTTGTGATTAATGGACGCACGGAAATTGGCGCACGCAATCAAATTTTTCCGGGTGCGGTCATTGGTTCTGAACCTCAAGATCTCAAATATGATGGCTCTTTAAGTTTAGTTCAAATTGGGGATGATAATTTAATTCGGGAATATGTCACGATTAATCGGGCTACCAATGCTGGAGAAGCAACTATTATTGGCAATCAAAATTTATTAATGGCCTATGCTCATGTGGCTCATAATTGTGTGATTGAAGATCAGGTGGTGATTGCCAATTCTGTTGCTTTAGCAGGTCATGTTTATATTGAATCGAAAGCACGATTAAGCGGCGTTTTAGGGGTTCATCAATTTGTGCATATCGGACAATTAGCCATGATTGGAGGGATGACTCGGATTGATCGAGATGTGCCTCCCTTTATGTTAGTGGAAGGCAATCCTTCACGGGTGCGATCGCTCAATTTAGTCGGGTTAAAACGGGCTGGATTTACCTCAGAAGAATTTAGTTTATTGAAAAAGGCATTTCGTCTATTATATCGGTCTGATTATTCGTTTACTCAGGGATTAGAACAGTTATATTTATTACCCGATAATCCGTCGATTGAACATTTGCGTCAGTTTATTCGATGTTCTCAAACAGAACCCCAACGTCGGGGGGTAACTCCAGGGGGAAAACGTAAAATAACGGAAGATTAA
- the arsH gene encoding arsenical resistance protein ArsH: MSQFDHPPRILFLYGSLRERSYSRLLAEEAARIIQELGAEVRFFNPRELPIYGSVPDTHPKVQELRELSLWSEGQVWSSPELHGQISGIMKNQIDWIPLNIGAVRPTQGRTLAVMQVSGGSQSFNAVNTLRILGRWMRMFTIPNQSSVAKAYQEFNEDGTMKDSPYRDRVVDVMEELYKFTVLLRDQVDYLTDRYSERKEKGIQETLSDISKTVNGVHLHRM; encoded by the coding sequence ATGAGTCAATTTGATCATCCACCCCGAATTCTGTTCTTATACGGTTCTTTGCGAGAGCGTTCCTATAGTCGTTTATTAGCAGAAGAAGCTGCCCGAATTATTCAAGAATTGGGTGCAGAAGTCAGGTTTTTTAACCCGCGAGAATTACCGATTTATGGAAGTGTACCGGATACTCACCCTAAAGTTCAGGAGTTACGTGAACTGAGTTTGTGGTCTGAGGGACAGGTCTGGTCAAGTCCAGAATTGCATGGTCAAATCAGTGGGATTATGAAAAATCAAATTGATTGGATTCCGCTCAATATTGGGGCTGTTAGACCCACTCAGGGGAGAACATTAGCGGTGATGCAAGTGAGTGGGGGTTCCCAGTCTTTTAATGCTGTTAATACCCTGAGAATTTTAGGTCGTTGGATGCGAATGTTCACCATTCCCAATCAATCTTCAGTGGCTAAAGCTTACCAAGAATTTAACGAAGACGGGACGATGAAAGATTCCCCTTATCGAGATCGGGTTGTTGATGTTATGGAGGAGCTTTACAAATTTACGGTATTACTACGAGATCAGGTGGATTATCTCACAGACCGTTACAGTGAACGCAAAGAAAAAGGGATTCAAGAAACCCTAAGTGATATTAGCAAAACGGTTAATGGAGTCCATCTTCATCGAATGTAA
- the arsB gene encoding ACR3 family arsenite efflux transporter: MSRNSPQVNSSAVQAGGKLSRFEKYLTVWVFLCIIGGIILGRLFPGVAVTLDSMSVYQISIPIAICLFFMMYPIMVKIDFTQAANAIRAPKPVLLTLVVNWLIKPFTMVVFAQFFLGWLFRPLLTGTELIRGQEVSLANSYIAGTILLGIAPCTAMVLMWGYLCYGNQGHTLVMVAVNSLAMLFLYAPLGRWLLAANDLTVPWLTIFLSVVIYVGLPLAAGMYSRYWILKNKGKQWFEQKFLHYLSPIAISALLMTLVLLFAFKGELIVNNPLHIVLIAVPLFIQTNFIFLISYVAALKLKLSYEDAAPAALIGASNHFEVAIATAVTLFGLNSGAALATVVGVLIEVPVMLMLVEICKKTAFWFPREPEKASLFDPRCLKV; encoded by the coding sequence ATGAGTAGAAATTCCCCTCAAGTTAATTCATCGGCGGTACAAGCCGGAGGTAAACTCAGTCGTTTTGAAAAATACCTAACGGTTTGGGTGTTTTTATGTATTATTGGCGGCATTATTTTAGGGCGTTTATTCCCCGGAGTTGCCGTTACGTTGGACTCGATGAGTGTCTATCAAATTTCGATTCCCATTGCCATTTGCCTGTTTTTTATGATGTATCCCATCATGGTAAAAATTGATTTTACCCAGGCTGCAAATGCCATCCGTGCCCCCAAACCCGTATTACTCACTTTAGTGGTTAATTGGTTAATTAAACCCTTTACAATGGTGGTGTTTGCTCAATTCTTTTTAGGCTGGTTATTCCGCCCTCTTTTAACAGGAACAGAACTGATCCGAGGACAGGAAGTTTCCTTAGCAAATTCCTATATTGCGGGAACGATTTTATTAGGAATTGCACCCTGTACCGCGATGGTTTTGATGTGGGGTTATCTGTGTTATGGAAATCAAGGTCATACCTTAGTGATGGTGGCGGTTAATTCCTTAGCGATGTTATTTTTATATGCTCCGTTAGGGCGTTGGTTACTCGCAGCAAACGATTTAACCGTTCCTTGGCTAACGATTTTTTTATCGGTTGTAATTTATGTGGGATTACCTTTAGCTGCGGGAATGTATAGCCGATATTGGATTTTAAAAAATAAGGGTAAGCAATGGTTTGAACAAAAGTTTCTGCACTATTTAAGCCCCATTGCTATCTCTGCACTCTTGATGACTTTGGTTTTACTGTTTGCTTTTAAAGGAGAATTAATTGTTAATAATCCTTTGCATATTGTGTTGATTGCAGTTCCGTTATTCATCCAAACCAATTTTATCTTTCTGATTAGCTATGTGGCTGCTTTAAAATTGAAACTGTCCTATGAAGATGCCGCACCTGCTGCATTAATTGGGGCGAGTAATCATTTTGAAGTTGCGATCGCCACAGCCGTAACCTTATTTGGTTTAAATTCTGGCGCGGCTTTAGCAACGGTTGTGGGGGTATTAATTGAGGTTCCTGTGATGTTAATGTTGGTCGAAATTTGTAAAAAAACAGCCTTTTGGTTTCCCAGAGAACCGGAAAAAGCCAGCTTATTTGATCCTCGTTGCTTAAAGGTCTAA
- the arsC gene encoding arsenate reductase, glutathione/glutaredoxin type, which translates to MKKVMFVCKRNSCRSQMAEGFARTLGEGKIVVTSSGLEASRVHPTAIQVMDEIGIDITNQTSDPLSNFQAEDYDAVISLCGCGVNLPEDWVIREVFEDWQLDDPDGQPLETFHRVRDEIKVRVEALIDALS; encoded by the coding sequence ATGAAAAAAGTAATGTTTGTTTGTAAAAGAAATTCTTGTCGTTCTCAAATGGCGGAAGGATTTGCCAGAACATTAGGGGAAGGAAAGATAGTTGTTACCAGTTCCGGTTTAGAAGCCAGTCGGGTTCATCCAACAGCAATTCAAGTGATGGATGAAATTGGGATTGATATTACTAATCAAACTTCTGATCCCTTAAGTAATTTCCAAGCGGAAGATTATGATGCGGTGATTTCTCTGTGTGGTTGTGGTGTAAATTTACCGGAAGATTGGGTAATTCGAGAAGTTTTTGAAGATTGGCAATTAGATGATCCCGATGGACAACCGTTAGAAACTTTTCATCGAGTTAGAGATGAAATTAAAGTCCGAGTTGAAGCGTTAATTGATGCTTTAAGTTGA
- a CDS encoding PstS family phosphate ABC transporter substrate-binding protein, giving the protein MTARLSKLPSSLKTLALAVGTSTLLLACSPGQTKQTKAIHIDGSSTVYPITKTIVKEYNAQSRSALDVKVDFSGTGGGFRKFCAGETDISNASRPILKEEIEVCKKNNISYLELPVAFDALTIVVNPKNTWANDITVAELKKLWEPQADGKIKTWNQIRASWPNQPINLYGPGKDSGTFDYFTAAIVGEEGASRSDYQASEDDEIIAQGVMNDPNGLGYFGYAYYQERPGDLKALAVDNQKGSGPIKPSANATEAEKYRPLARPLFIYVNAVTAQNNPAMNDFLDFYMQKAPKVVQNVGYIAFDPDDYTKLYRNFHKTKVGTVFGGTSEFNLTLDEVLTKRSEY; this is encoded by the coding sequence ATGACTGCTAGACTATCAAAATTGCCCAGTTCTCTGAAAACCTTAGCTTTAGCTGTTGGGACTTCTACCCTGCTTCTGGCGTGCAGTCCAGGTCAGACCAAACAGACAAAAGCCATTCATATTGATGGTTCTAGTACCGTCTATCCCATTACTAAGACCATTGTTAAAGAATACAATGCTCAGAGCCGTTCTGCTCTGGATGTAAAGGTTGATTTTTCAGGAACAGGAGGTGGCTTTAGAAAATTTTGTGCTGGAGAAACCGACATCAGTAATGCTTCTCGACCTATTTTAAAAGAAGAAATTGAAGTTTGTAAAAAAAACAATATTTCTTATCTTGAATTACCTGTTGCTTTTGATGCTTTGACAATTGTAGTTAATCCTAAAAATACCTGGGCTAATGATATTACCGTTGCGGAGTTAAAGAAACTTTGGGAACCTCAAGCAGACGGAAAAATTAAAACTTGGAATCAAATTCGAGCGTCCTGGCCAAACCAACCGATTAATCTCTATGGCCCCGGTAAAGATTCAGGAACCTTTGATTATTTTACCGCCGCTATTGTTGGGGAAGAAGGCGCAAGCCGAAGCGATTATCAAGCCAGTGAAGATGACGAAATTATTGCACAGGGAGTGATGAATGACCCCAATGGACTCGGTTATTTTGGCTATGCTTATTATCAAGAAAGACCTGGAGATTTAAAAGCATTAGCCGTTGATAATCAAAAAGGTTCTGGGCCGATAAAACCCTCAGCCAATGCAACGGAAGCCGAGAAATATCGACCCCTAGCTCGGCCCTTATTTATCTATGTTAATGCGGTTACTGCTCAAAATAACCCAGCCATGAATGATTTTCTGGATTTCTATATGCAAAAAGCGCCTAAAGTCGTTCAAAATGTCGGTTATATTGCCTTTGATCCTGATGACTACACCAAACTCTATCGTAACTTTCATAAAACCAAAGTGGGGACGGTATTTGGGGGAACATCGGAGTTTAACTTAACCCTCGATGAAGTGTTAACAAAACGATCAGAATACTAA
- a CDS encoding DUF29 domain-containing protein — protein MITNLKQLYEIDDAQWLEETVKLIKNHQFGDLDIDNLIEELEELGREKKNAVASLLEQIIHHLLLLQYWTTEAEYNIVHWKEEIYTFRVQLRRKITTNLRNYLESELDSIYKDALGFVKIKTQNLVDFPLECPYTLEQLLNIEWFSV, from the coding sequence ATGATTACAAATTTAAAACAGCTTTATGAAATTGATGATGCTCAATGGTTAGAAGAAACTGTTAAATTAATTAAAAATCATCAATTTGGAGATTTAGATATAGACAATTTAATTGAGGAATTAGAAGAGTTGGGAAGAGAAAAGAAAAACGCGGTAGCCAGCCTTTTAGAACAGATAATTCATCATTTATTATTACTGCAATATTGGACAACCGAAGCTGAATATAATATCGTTCACTGGAAAGAAGAAATTTATACCTTTAGAGTTCAGTTGAGACGAAAAATCACAACAAACCTTCGTAATTATTTAGAATCAGAATTGGATTCTATTTATAAAGATGCGTTAGGATTTGTGAAAATTAAAACTCAAAATTTGGTTGATTTTCCTTTAGAATGTCCTTACACCCTTGAGCAATTATTGAATATTGAATGGTTTTCTGTTTAA
- a CDS encoding HAD-IA family hydrolase has translation MPNFKKITHVIYDLDGLLLDTEPLHARVNQIVAHRYGKTIEHSLSCKVRGRKSHDSAKLLIQELDLSLSVEEFLKQKDAIIYELYPHVLPLDGAVHLTQHLAFHNIPQAVATSSGTRPFTAKTQSHQGWFSLFQEIVRGDDPELKNGKPAPDIFLLVAQRLGAKPENCLVFEDALAGVSAAKAAGMSVVAVPASDMDQSLYQEADQILNSLSEFQPELWQLPKF, from the coding sequence ATGCCTAACTTTAAAAAAATTACTCACGTTATTTACGACCTAGATGGTCTACTGTTAGACACAGAACCCCTTCATGCTAGAGTAAATCAAATCGTCGCTCACCGTTATGGGAAAACGATTGAACATAGTTTGAGTTGCAAAGTTAGGGGCAGAAAATCCCATGATTCAGCAAAACTTCTGATTCAAGAGTTAGATTTATCTCTCAGCGTTGAAGAATTTCTAAAACAAAAAGACGCAATTATTTATGAATTATACCCCCATGTTTTGCCCTTAGACGGAGCAGTTCATCTGACTCAACATCTCGCTTTTCATAACATTCCGCAAGCGGTTGCCACCAGTTCAGGAACTCGTCCGTTTACGGCTAAAACCCAAAGTCATCAAGGCTGGTTTTCTCTATTTCAAGAAATTGTTCGGGGGGATGATCCTGAACTCAAAAATGGTAAACCTGCCCCCGATATTTTCCTATTAGTTGCTCAACGTTTAGGGGCAAAACCTGAAAACTGTTTAGTCTTTGAAGATGCTTTAGCAGGGGTTTCCGCAGCGAAAGCGGCAGGAATGTCAGTAGTTGCTGTTCCCGCATCAGATATGGATCAATCTCTTTATCAAGAAGCGGATCAAATTCTCAATTCTCTGAGTGAATTTCAACCGGAATTATGGCAGTTACCCAAGTTTTAA